The following coding sequences lie in one Arachis hypogaea cultivar Tifrunner chromosome 4, arahy.Tifrunner.gnm2.J5K5, whole genome shotgun sequence genomic window:
- the LOC112796038 gene encoding heavy metal-associated isoprenylated plant protein 7: MGEEKKKEEEEEKKEESKKEEEEKKKNEEKKEEESPAEEIVLKVDMHCEACARKVAKALKGFQGVEEVSADSKGSKVVVKGKEADPMKVVERLQKKSGKKVELISPLPKPQQEEQGKKEEPPKKEEPQPPPQENKDQPPPVVTIVLKVRMHCEACAQGIQKRIRKIQGVESVETELGKDQVIVKGVIEAAKIVDEVYKRTKKHASVVKTEDEEKKEEEKKEEEKKKEEKEEQEKKEGEGEEKKEEEDDDDHNKFDIKRSEYWPSRSFVDYAYAPQIFSDENPNACSVM; this comes from the exons ATGGGTGAA gagaagaagaaggaggaggaagaggaaaagaaagaagagagcaaaaaagaggaagaggagaagaagaagaatgaagaaaagaaggaagaagagtcTCCAGCAGAAGAAATAGTACTTAAGGTTGATATGCATTGTGAAGCTTGTGCAAGGAAAGTTGCTAAAGCATTGAAAGGCTTTCAAG GAGTGGAGGAGGTGAGTGCAGATAGCAAGGGGAGCAAAGTGGTGGTGAAAGGAAAGGAAGCAGACCCCATGAAAGTGGTTGAGAGGCTTCAAAAGAAAAGTGGTAAAAAAGTGGAGCTCATTTCACCTTTGCCTAaacctcaacaagaagaacagggAAAAaaggaagaaccacccaaaaaAGAAGAACCTCAGCCGCCACCTCAAGAGAACAAAGATCAG CCCCCTCCTGTGGTAACAATAGTCCTCAAAGTGCGTATGCATTGTGAAGCATGTGCTCAAGGTATACAAAAGCGTATCCGTAAGATTCAAG GAGTTGAGTCGGTGGAAACAGAATTAGGAAAAGATCAAGTGATAGTAAAGGGTGTGATTGAAGCTGCAAAGATTGTTGATGAAGTGTACAAGAGGACCAAGAAGCATGCTTCTGTTGTGAAGACTGAAGACgaggaaaagaaggaagaagagaagaaagaggaggagaagaaaaaagaagagaaagaagaacaagagaaaaaagaaggtgaaggagaagaaaagaaagaagaagaagatgatgatgatcataATAAGTTTGACATCAAGAGGAGTGAATATTGGCCATCAAGATCCTTTGTTGACTATGCATATGCTCCTCAAATTTTCAGTGATGAGAACCCAAATGCATGTTCTGTAATGTAG
- the LOC112796039 gene encoding SNF1-related protein kinase regulatory subunit beta-2 isoform X1, with the protein MGNVNEREEMNGTHTGAEEEEQEGAESVVSDGAANLPPSELMGHSPPASPRATHSPLMFTPQVPVVPLQRPDEMQVPSPSWMQTTSGYEDVDSELGIPTMITWIYDGKEVAVEGSWDNWKTRMPLQRSGKDFTIMKVLPSGVYQFRFIVDGQWRYAPDLPWAQDDAGITYNVLDLQDYVPEDIGSISGFEPPKSPDSSYNNLQLSSEDYAKEPPLVPPFLQMTLLNVPSTNMEIQPPISRPQHVVLNHLYMQKGKGSPSVVALGTTHRFLAKYVTVVLYKSLQR; encoded by the exons atgggAAATGTGAATGAGAGAGAAGAGATGAATGGAACTCACACAGgtgcagaagaagaagagcaagaaggtGCTGAGAGTGTTGTGAGTGATGGAGCTGCCAACCTTCCCCCTTCTGAGTTAATGGGTCACTCCCCACCTGCTAGCCCTAGAGCCACCCATTCTCCATTGATGTTCACTCCTCAA GTCCCGGTGGTTCCACTTCAAAGACCTGATGAGATGCAAGTTCCAAGTCCTTCCTGGATGCAAACTACTTCAGGGTATGAAGATGTGGACAGTGAACTTGGTATTCCAACAATGATTACTTGGATTTATGATGGCAAAGAAGTAGCTGTGGAGGGATCATGGGATAATTGGAAAACAAG AATGCCTTTGCAGAGATCGGGAAAGGACTTCACAATTATGAAGGTACTACCTTCCGGTGTTTATCAATTCAGATTTATTGTGGATGGACAGTGGAGGTATGCACCTGACTTGCCTTGGGCTCAAGATGATGCTGGGATTACTTACAATGTTTTAGACTTACAG GATTATGTTCCTGAAGACATTGGAAGCATTTCTGGTTTTGAACCTCCTAAATCACCAGACTCTAGTTATAACAACTTACAACTTAGTTCCGAAGATTACGCGAAGGAACCGCCATTGGTTCCTCCATTCTTGCAAATGACACTTCTTAATGTTCCTTCAACAAATATGGAAATCCAACCTCCTATATCAAGACCTCAGCATGTAGTGCTCAATCATCTGTACATGCAGAAAGGAAAGGGCAGCCCTTCAGTAGTTGCGCTCGGTACAACTCATCGGTTTCTCGCCAAATATGTCACTGTAGTGCTGTACAAGTCTTTGCAGAGGTAG
- the LOC112796039 gene encoding SNF1-related protein kinase regulatory subunit beta-2 isoform X2, which produces MCYLFSFRVPVVPLQRPDEMQVPSPSWMQTTSGYEDVDSELGIPTMITWIYDGKEVAVEGSWDNWKTRMPLQRSGKDFTIMKVLPSGVYQFRFIVDGQWRYAPDLPWAQDDAGITYNVLDLQDYVPEDIGSISGFEPPKSPDSSYNNLQLSSEDYAKEPPLVPPFLQMTLLNVPSTNMEIQPPISRPQHVVLNHLYMQKGKGSPSVVALGTTHRFLAKYVTVVLYKSLQR; this is translated from the exons ATGTGCTATTTGTTCTCTTTTAGA GTCCCGGTGGTTCCACTTCAAAGACCTGATGAGATGCAAGTTCCAAGTCCTTCCTGGATGCAAACTACTTCAGGGTATGAAGATGTGGACAGTGAACTTGGTATTCCAACAATGATTACTTGGATTTATGATGGCAAAGAAGTAGCTGTGGAGGGATCATGGGATAATTGGAAAACAAG AATGCCTTTGCAGAGATCGGGAAAGGACTTCACAATTATGAAGGTACTACCTTCCGGTGTTTATCAATTCAGATTTATTGTGGATGGACAGTGGAGGTATGCACCTGACTTGCCTTGGGCTCAAGATGATGCTGGGATTACTTACAATGTTTTAGACTTACAG GATTATGTTCCTGAAGACATTGGAAGCATTTCTGGTTTTGAACCTCCTAAATCACCAGACTCTAGTTATAACAACTTACAACTTAGTTCCGAAGATTACGCGAAGGAACCGCCATTGGTTCCTCCATTCTTGCAAATGACACTTCTTAATGTTCCTTCAACAAATATGGAAATCCAACCTCCTATATCAAGACCTCAGCATGTAGTGCTCAATCATCTGTACATGCAGAAAGGAAAGGGCAGCCCTTCAGTAGTTGCGCTCGGTACAACTCATCGGTTTCTCGCCAAATATGTCACTGTAGTGCTGTACAAGTCTTTGCAGAGGTAG
- the LOC112796039 gene encoding SNF1-related protein kinase regulatory subunit beta-2 isoform X3: MHTRCLMQSHKVPVVPLQRPDEMQVPSPSWMQTTSGYEDVDSELGIPTMITWIYDGKEVAVEGSWDNWKTRMPLQRSGKDFTIMKVLPSGVYQFRFIVDGQWRYAPDLPWAQDDAGITYNVLDLQDYVPEDIGSISGFEPPKSPDSSYNNLQLSSEDYAKEPPLVPPFLQMTLLNVPSTNMEIQPPISRPQHVVLNHLYMQKGKGSPSVVALGTTHRFLAKYVTVVLYKSLQR; encoded by the exons atgcacactaggtgtttgatgcAAAGCCACAAG GTCCCGGTGGTTCCACTTCAAAGACCTGATGAGATGCAAGTTCCAAGTCCTTCCTGGATGCAAACTACTTCAGGGTATGAAGATGTGGACAGTGAACTTGGTATTCCAACAATGATTACTTGGATTTATGATGGCAAAGAAGTAGCTGTGGAGGGATCATGGGATAATTGGAAAACAAG AATGCCTTTGCAGAGATCGGGAAAGGACTTCACAATTATGAAGGTACTACCTTCCGGTGTTTATCAATTCAGATTTATTGTGGATGGACAGTGGAGGTATGCACCTGACTTGCCTTGGGCTCAAGATGATGCTGGGATTACTTACAATGTTTTAGACTTACAG GATTATGTTCCTGAAGACATTGGAAGCATTTCTGGTTTTGAACCTCCTAAATCACCAGACTCTAGTTATAACAACTTACAACTTAGTTCCGAAGATTACGCGAAGGAACCGCCATTGGTTCCTCCATTCTTGCAAATGACACTTCTTAATGTTCCTTCAACAAATATGGAAATCCAACCTCCTATATCAAGACCTCAGCATGTAGTGCTCAATCATCTGTACATGCAGAAAGGAAAGGGCAGCCCTTCAGTAGTTGCGCTCGGTACAACTCATCGGTTTCTCGCCAAATATGTCACTGTAGTGCTGTACAAGTCTTTGCAGAGGTAG